In the Mytilus trossulus isolate FHL-02 chromosome 1, PNRI_Mtr1.1.1.hap1, whole genome shotgun sequence genome, one interval contains:
- the LOC134706007 gene encoding uncharacterized protein LOC134706007, translating to MARRMTSYMTDNNYVDTSVQKGGIPGFSGCIEHTSIISQLIQEAKVNKKDLTVVWLDLANAYDTIPHMLIQESLDHYHIPDHFKKVIRSYLSGIELRFTTSTFTTTWQKLQKGIVTGCTISVILFVMGMNMIIKSGERETRGPKTSTDIRQPPNRGFMDDLTITTDTHVQARWVLKALEETVTWARMAFKPRKSRALIIRKGKSTHQVELKVQGEVIPSIIDNPIKCLGKWYDDSLSDKNNIRKIEQQVSEGMRNIDKTGLPGKLKAWIYQHGLLPRISWPLMLYEITLSTVEKLERTINRHLRKWLGVPPSFTTVGLYSRTTKLQLPLTSIVEEFKVCKTRLVMTLKESKDDKVRTAGVQVRTRRKWSASKAVSEAESRLRHKDIIGTVAVGRQGLGTSKSCYWKNANTKERRSLVQREVKSREEENRQAKTVELGCQGAWSRWDLEQRSLTWSEIWRYPQYQLQFLLRSVYDVLPTPSNLHRWKLSETPDCPLCGNRGTLHHVLSGCNIALTQGRYTWRHNQVLRELAEVIEKQRRDAKQTKNKPMKIQFVKEGEIGQKSKQNTSGMLHQAKDWQLEVDLGKKLQFPDIVPTNLRPDMVLWSSGSKKVMIIELTVPWEERCGEANERKRAKYDELLAECRDKGWQTWNFPVEVGCRGFPAQSVWRLFSAVGVTGRQRRTAIQKLGQAAEKASCWIWMKRDSSSWKPTTNAQ from the coding sequence atggcTAGAAGGATGACATCATATATGACAGATAACAACTATGTAGACACTTCAGTACAGAAGGGCGGAATACCAGGATTCTCAGGATGCATTGAACATACAAGCATCATTTCACAACTGATTCAAGAGGCCAAAGTAAACAAGAAAGATCTTACAGTAGTATGGCTAGATTTGGCAAACGCCTATGACACTATTCCTCACATGCTGATACAGGAGTCACTAGACCATTATCATATTCCCGACCACTTTAAGAAAGTAATAAGAAGCTATCTCAGTGGGATTGAGCTGCGATTTACAACAAGCACATTCACAACAACATGGCAGAAACTACAAAAAGGAATAGTTACTGGATGTACCATCTCAGTTATTTTGTTTGTCATGGGAATGAATATGATTATTAAATCTGGAGAGAGAGAAACTAGAGGCCCAAAAACATCAACTGACATTAGACAACCACCAAATAGAGGGTTTATGGACGATTTAACCATCACCACAGATACCCATGTCCAGGCTAGATGGGTGTTGAAGGCTTTGGAAGAGACAGTTACATGGGCAAGGATGGCTTTTAAACCAAGGAAGTCTAGAGCTTTAATAATAAGGAAAGGGAAGAGCACACACCAAGTCGAACTGAAGGTGCAAGGGGAAGTCATTCCATCAATAATAGACAATCCTATCAAGTGCTTAGGAAAGTGGTATGATGACTCTTTAAGTGATAAGAACAATATCAGGAAAATCGAACAACAGGTTTCAGAAGGAATGAGGAACATCGATAAGACAGGTCTACCAGGGAAATTAAAGGCATGGATATACCAACATGGACTCCTGCCAAGGATATCATGGCCACTTATGTTGTACGAAATTACATTATCAACAGTTGAGAAGCTTGAAAGAACCATCAACAGACATCTAAGGAAATGGTTAGGTGTCCCTCCAAGTTTTACAACTGTAGGACTGTACAGCAGGACCACAAAGTTGCAGCTCCCATTAACATCTATAGTGGAAGAATTCAAAGTATGCAAAACTCGCCTTGTAATGACATTGAAAGAATCAAAAGACGACAAAGTAAGAACAGCAGGTGTCCAAGTAAGAACAAGACGAAAGTGGTCAGCATCAAAAGCAGTTTCAGAGGCAGAGAGTAGATTAAGGCACAAAGATATCATAGGAACGGTGGCAGTAGGAAGACAGGGCCTTGGAACATCAAAAAGTTGCTACTGGAAAAACGCTAACACTAAAGAAAGACGAAGTTTAGTTCAAAGAGAGGTAAAATCTAGAGAAGAAGAGAACAGACAAGCAAAGACAGTAGAATTAGGGTGCCAAGGCGCATGGTCAAGATGGGATTTAGAACAACGATCCCTCACATGGTCAGAAATATGGCGATATCCTCAGTACCAATTACAGTTTCTTCTGAGATCAGTGTATGATGTGTTACCAACACCATCTAATCTGCACAGGTGGAAACTATCAGAAACACCAGATTGTCCCTTGTGCGGAAATAGAGGAACACTTCATCATGTACTTTCAGGATGCAATATCGCTCTCACACAGGGGAGATATACATGGCGACACAACCAAGTACTCAGGGAACTTGCTGAAGTGATAGAGAAACAGAGGAGAGATGCAAAACAAACTAAGAACAAACCTATGAAAATCCAGTTTGTGAAGGAGGGGGAAATAGGCCAGAAAAGTAAACAGAACACATCAGGAATGTTACATCAGGCTAAAGACTGGCAGCTAGAAGTAGATCTAGGGAAAAAGCTGCAATTTCCGGACATTGTACCAACCAACCTAAGACCAGACATGGTTCTATGGTCTTCCGGCAGTAAAAAGGTTATGATAATTGAGCTGACTGTTCCCTGGGAGGAGAGATGTGGCGAAGCCAATGAAAGAAAGAGGGCAAAGTATGACGAACTATTGGCAGAATGTAGAGATAAAGGATGGCAGACATGGAACTTTCCTGTTGAGGTTGGCTGCAGAGGCTTCCCTGCACAGTCAGTGTGGCGGTTGTTTTCTGCAGTAGGAGTGACTGGCCGGCAAAGAAGAACAGCAATACAGAAACTAGGCCAAGCAGCAGAGAAAGCGTCTTGCTGGATATGGATGAAGAGAGACAGTAGTAGCTGGAAACCCACCACCAATGCGCAGTGA
- the LOC134698115 gene encoding uncharacterized protein LOC134698115 codes for MKKNKCDMDGKVKILFVIISLLLLEVFCQHTMYQFKRYTYKKKRDDKKYRSAKNPCEGRPDCLAHKGVDQLMCVRECMSKFCFDELYKNDLLEDGEIDIRLNSFKGCLSQQSNNMYSKTNNIDINGNYVPN; via the exons atgaagaaaaacaaat gtgaTATGGATGGTAAAGTGAAGATTTTATTTGTCATCATCAGTTTATTGTTGTTGGAAGTTTTCTGTCAGCATACTATGTACCAGTTCAAGCGTTACACTTACAAAAAGAAACGAGAT gataaaaaatatagaagtgCCAAAAATCCTTGTGAAGGTAGACCAGACTGTCTTGCTCATAAAGGTGTGGACCAATTAATGTGTGTCAGAGAGTGCATGTCAAAATTCTGCTTTGATGAACTCTACAAAAATGACCTA cTTGAAGATGGAGAAATTGATATACGACTGAACTCATTCAAAGGATGTTTGTCTCAGCAATCCAATAATATGTACTCTAAGACGaacaatattgatattaatgGAAACTATGTTCCTAActga
- the LOC134706014 gene encoding variable charge X-linked protein 3B-like — MGKLTCNDQPMSKLTCNDQPMSKLTCNDQPMSKLTCNDQPMSKLTCNDQPMSKLTCNDQPMSKLTCNDQLMSKLTCNDQPMSKLTCNDQPMSKLTCNDQPMSKLTCNEQPMSKLICYEQPMSKLICNEQPMNKLTYHYDQPMNKLTYNYKPTSNLFYNCPYK; from the coding sequence ATGGGTAAACTGACATGTAATGATCAACCAATGAGTAAGCTGACATGTAATGATCAACCAATGAGTAAGCTGACATGTAATGATCAACCAATGAGTAAGCTGACATGTAATGATCAACCAATGAGTAAACTGACATGTAATGATCAACCAATGAGTAAGCTGACATGTAATGATCAACCAATGAGTAAACTGACATGTAATGATCAACTAATGAGTAAACTGACATGTAATGATCAACCAATGAGTAAACTGACATGTAATGATCAACCAATGAGTAAGCTGACATGTAATGATCAACCAATGAGTAAGCTGACATGTAATGAACAACCAATGAGTAAACTGATATGTTATGAACAACCAATGAGTAAACTGATATGTAATGAACAACCAATGAATAAACTTACATATCATTATGATCAACCAATGAATAAACTGACATATAATTATAAACCAACGAGTAACTTGTTTTATAATTGTCCATATAAATAA